The Planctomycetaceae bacterium genome has a segment encoding these proteins:
- the rplX gene encoding 50S ribosomal protein L24 yields MHIRKGDTVEVISGDDAGTRGAVLSVDRKNGKLVVEGVNRVYKHVRRGHPKSPQGGRLHTELKIDVSNVQLICPETNKPTRVGVRFATDGTKELYAKRSGAKLRDIAAPKKKA; encoded by the coding sequence ATGCACATCCGCAAGGGTGATACAGTCGAAGTAATCTCTGGTGACGACGCGGGCACCCGTGGCGCTGTCCTGAGCGTTGATCGAAAGAACGGCAAGCTGGTTGTGGAAGGCGTAAACCGTGTTTACAAGCACGTCCGCCGAGGGCATCCTAAGAGTCCTCAGGGTGGCCGACTTCACACAGAGCTGAAGATCGACGTTTCTAACGTCCAGCTCATTTGCCCCGAAACGAACAAGCCAACCCGCGTTGGTGTGCGTTTTGCCACCGATGGGACCAAAGAATTGTATGCAAAGCGAAGCGGTGCAAAACTGCGGGATATCGCAGCACCCAAGAAGAAAGCGTAA
- a CDS encoding PQQ-binding-like beta-propeller repeat protein: MNLTRTLLQRSLQTSMAFALMTSMALAGDWPAWRGPNRDDISSETGLLSEWPEGGPRKVWTSEAAGLGYSGLAISGGVIYTMGADDSSEYVIALKDSDGSELWKTRIGDFLENGWGGGPRSTPTVVGQNVIAISGKGNVACLNTENGEAKWTASLTELGGSIPNWGYSESALVDGERVLCTPGGKQGTVACFDLNSGKLIWQSADVTENAHYSSIIAVNHFGKKQYIQLTEKKVFGLDAEGKLQWEADWPGRTAVIPTPIYSKGQVYVTSGYGVGCMLLNIGPNNQVEKIYENKVMKNHHGGVILIGDKLYGHSDSVGWVCQDLNSGEEIWSEGGKNGSKGAVTSADGKLYCLEEGSGDCVLAEATPDGWKEISRFTIDPKTKQRSDRGKIWTHPVVCNGKLYLRDQEIICCYDISKP, translated from the coding sequence ATGAATTTGACGCGAACGTTACTTCAACGAAGTCTGCAAACCAGCATGGCATTTGCGTTGATGACTTCGATGGCTCTTGCGGGAGACTGGCCCGCCTGGCGTGGTCCGAATCGGGATGATATTTCAAGCGAAACCGGACTGCTTTCTGAGTGGCCGGAAGGTGGTCCCAGGAAAGTCTGGACATCAGAGGCTGCTGGCCTTGGTTATTCGGGGCTCGCAATTTCCGGCGGTGTCATTTACACGATGGGAGCAGATGATTCGTCGGAATACGTTATTGCCTTGAAGGATAGCGATGGCAGCGAACTCTGGAAAACACGCATCGGTGACTTCCTTGAGAATGGTTGGGGGGGCGGTCCACGCAGCACACCAACCGTCGTCGGTCAGAATGTGATTGCGATTTCCGGCAAAGGAAACGTAGCCTGCCTGAATACCGAAAACGGCGAAGCAAAATGGACGGCCAGCCTCACGGAACTGGGCGGCTCTATCCCAAACTGGGGATACAGTGAATCGGCGTTAGTTGATGGGGAACGCGTCTTGTGCACCCCCGGCGGTAAGCAGGGAACCGTCGCCTGCTTCGACCTGAATTCCGGTAAACTGATTTGGCAGTCCGCGGACGTCACTGAAAACGCCCACTATTCATCAATCATTGCCGTCAACCACTTCGGAAAGAAGCAGTACATTCAGCTGACCGAGAAAAAAGTGTTTGGCCTGGATGCCGAAGGAAAGCTGCAATGGGAAGCGGACTGGCCGGGCCGGACAGCCGTCATTCCGACGCCAATTTACAGCAAGGGTCAGGTCTATGTGACCTCAGGCTACGGCGTTGGCTGCATGCTGCTCAACATCGGGCCCAATAATCAGGTAGAAAAGATTTACGAGAACAAAGTCATGAAGAACCATCATGGCGGCGTGATTCTGATCGGAGATAAGCTGTACGGTCACAGCGATTCCGTCGGATGGGTATGTCAGGACTTGAATTCGGGCGAAGAAATCTGGAGCGAAGGTGGAAAGAACGGTTCCAAGGGGGCCGTGACTTCGGCGGACGGTAAACTTTACTGTCTGGAAGAGGGAAGTGGCGACTGCGTCCTGGCCGAAGCAACGCCGGACGGCTGGAAAGAAATCAGTCGATTCACGATTGATCCCAAGACCAAGCAGCGTTCCGATCGTGGTAAGATTTGGACGCATCCAGTGGTCTGCAATGGCAAACTTTACCTGCGTGACCAGGAAATCATTTGCTGTTACGACATTTCAAAGCCGTAA
- a CDS encoding copper homeostasis protein CutC: MSEHSLPASNAFPNSPPLVELCSGGIDDVLLAQEFQIPRIELNSGMAVGGLTPSIALAETARVAYSGKIIAMVRPREGGFCYSTREFQLMIDDAKRLIDVGCEGVATGFLKTDGTIDVDRCDEFSRSLPEAEFVFHRAFDLVPDFPVAIDQLVAAGFDRILTSGAAATAIAGVNRIRMCVDHADGRIEILPGSGIRAANVAEIIHQTKCRQIHTSAGCHRLDTSAQRNPEIHFGGNPGLPSGSYGVADREQLRKLLMVLHARE; this comes from the coding sequence ATGTCTGAACATTCACTACCAGCCAGCAACGCCTTCCCGAATTCACCTCCACTGGTGGAACTCTGTTCCGGAGGAATTGACGACGTGCTGCTCGCTCAGGAATTTCAGATTCCGCGCATCGAACTCAACAGCGGAATGGCTGTCGGTGGGTTGACGCCTTCGATTGCTCTGGCCGAAACGGCACGCGTTGCGTATTCCGGAAAGATCATCGCCATGGTACGTCCGCGTGAGGGCGGGTTTTGCTATTCAACTCGCGAATTTCAGTTGATGATCGATGATGCGAAACGTCTGATCGATGTCGGCTGCGAGGGCGTCGCGACCGGGTTCCTGAAGACCGATGGTACCATCGATGTCGATCGTTGCGACGAATTCAGCCGAAGCCTCCCGGAGGCAGAGTTTGTTTTTCATCGGGCTTTTGATCTGGTTCCTGATTTCCCGGTCGCCATTGATCAACTGGTGGCAGCCGGGTTCGACCGAATCCTGACCAGCGGTGCAGCGGCCACGGCGATCGCCGGTGTCAATCGGATTCGAATGTGCGTCGACCATGCCGATGGTCGCATCGAAATCCTTCCCGGCAGTGGAATCAGGGCGGCCAATGTGGCTGAGATCATCCATCAAACAAAATGTCGGCAGATTCACACGTCCGCGGGTTGCCATCGTCTTGACACTTCCGCACAGCGCAATCCGGAAATCCATTTTGGAGGAAACCCCGGTCTGCCATCGGGGAGCTACGGAGTGGCGGATCGCGAACAGCTCCGCAAATTATTGATGGTGTTGCATGCACGTGAATGA
- a CDS encoding GNAT family N-acetyltransferase, producing MTPATSRMLESNRVRLRQWRPEDRSRLAELNADPRVMEFFPSVMTAEESDAMFERIEQHFRQHDFGYWAVELPGVSEFAGFVGLAVPRFEAHFTPCVEIGWRLGFGFWGKGYATEAARLALHYAFTWLNLQEVVSMTAVINHRSRRVMEKLKMIRDAVDDFDHPLVPENHQLRPHVLYRLKCENQP from the coding sequence ATGACGCCAGCAACATCCCGAATGCTCGAATCCAATCGAGTGAGATTGCGGCAGTGGAGGCCGGAAGATCGCTCGCGACTGGCGGAGCTGAATGCTGACCCGCGAGTCATGGAGTTCTTCCCGTCTGTCATGACCGCCGAGGAAAGCGATGCGATGTTCGAAAGAATCGAACAGCACTTCCGGCAGCATGATTTCGGCTATTGGGCCGTGGAACTTCCGGGTGTATCCGAATTCGCCGGATTCGTTGGTCTTGCAGTTCCCCGTTTTGAGGCCCACTTTACGCCGTGCGTTGAGATCGGATGGCGACTGGGTTTCGGATTCTGGGGGAAGGGATATGCCACGGAAGCAGCAAGGCTCGCGTTACATTACGCTTTCACATGGCTCAATCTGCAGGAAGTTGTTTCGATGACGGCTGTGATCAATCATCGATCGCGGCGTGTGATGGAGAAGCTGAAGATGATCCGCGATGCTGTTGACGATTTCGATCACCCCCTTGTGCCGGAGAATCACCAACTGAGGCCGCATGTTTTGTATCGCCTGAAATGTGAGAACCAGCCGTGA
- a CDS encoding DUF1501 domain-containing protein, with translation MFQTLSRRHLFQHSAMGLGSVALSSLLARDLPATEQATDSAAGHSGGATYLPARAKNVIFIHMVGAPSHLDLFDYKPELQRLDGELVPDQLWEGLRLAFIRKQPRLLGTQMKFSRHGECGMEMSELLPNLATVTDEICMIKSLHTEQFNHAPAQLMFQTGFGQFGRPSLGSWVNYGLGSENENLPGFVVLITGNVAGAGNSLWGSGFLPSTHQGIEFRSSGDPVLFLSNPDGIDASARRRIVDNINRLNQFQLADAGDPEIATRISQYEMAFRMQSAVPELMDTASESQETHELYGTEPGKSSFANNCLLARRMVERGVRFVQLFDQGWDHHGSVFPSLRNKCRQVDQPIAALIKDLKQRGLLNETLVVWGAEFGRTPMLQGAENTGRVNDKVGRDHHKDAFSVWMAGGGVKGGYTYGKTDEIGFHIVENPMHVNDFHATMLHLLGVDHEQLTFKFQGRKYRLTDIGGNVASEILA, from the coding sequence ATGTTTCAGACATTGTCACGACGTCATTTGTTTCAGCATTCGGCTATGGGGCTGGGTTCGGTTGCTCTAAGCTCGCTGCTTGCCCGTGATTTGCCTGCCACCGAACAGGCGACAGATTCTGCTGCAGGCCATTCTGGTGGCGCAACCTATCTGCCTGCCCGCGCGAAGAATGTCATTTTCATTCACATGGTTGGAGCGCCATCTCATCTGGACCTCTTTGACTACAAGCCGGAATTGCAAAGGCTTGATGGAGAACTGGTACCGGATCAGCTTTGGGAAGGCCTGCGTTTGGCATTCATCCGCAAGCAACCCAGGCTGCTTGGGACACAGATGAAGTTTTCCAGGCACGGTGAATGTGGCATGGAAATGTCCGAATTGTTGCCGAATCTCGCAACAGTCACGGACGAAATCTGCATGATTAAATCACTGCACACCGAGCAGTTCAATCACGCGCCGGCACAGTTGATGTTTCAAACGGGCTTTGGCCAGTTTGGACGTCCGTCACTGGGATCCTGGGTCAACTATGGCCTCGGCAGTGAAAACGAAAATCTGCCCGGATTCGTCGTGCTGATCACCGGCAATGTCGCCGGAGCAGGGAATAGTTTGTGGGGAAGTGGATTTCTGCCAAGCACCCATCAGGGAATCGAATTTCGCAGCAGCGGAGACCCTGTGCTGTTCCTTTCGAATCCGGACGGGATCGATGCCTCAGCACGGCGCCGCATTGTGGACAACATTAATCGATTAAATCAGTTTCAGCTGGCAGATGCCGGTGACCCTGAAATCGCAACGCGAATCAGCCAGTATGAAATGGCCTTTCGGATGCAGTCTGCGGTTCCGGAATTGATGGATACGGCATCGGAATCTCAGGAAACGCATGAACTGTACGGGACCGAACCTGGAAAAAGCAGCTTCGCCAACAATTGTCTTCTTGCCCGAAGAATGGTGGAAAGAGGCGTACGATTCGTGCAGTTGTTCGATCAGGGCTGGGACCATCATGGAAGCGTCTTCCCTTCGCTTCGCAACAAGTGCAGGCAGGTGGACCAGCCAATTGCCGCATTAATCAAAGACCTCAAACAACGAGGCTTGTTGAACGAAACGCTCGTTGTCTGGGGAGCCGAGTTTGGAAGAACTCCTATGCTTCAGGGCGCGGAGAATACCGGACGGGTGAACGACAAGGTGGGGCGTGATCATCACAAAGACGCCTTCAGCGTCTGGATGGCAGGCGGCGGCGTTAAAGGCGGGTACACTTACGGAAAAACCGACGAGATCGGATTTCACATCGTAGAGAACCCAATGCATGTGAACGATTTCCATGCCACCATGCTGCATTTACTGGGGGTCGACCACGAACAACTCACCTTCAAATTTCAGGGTCGCAAGTATCGGCTGACTGATATTGGAGGCAACGTCGCCAGTGAAATACTGGCCTGA
- a CDS encoding PSD1 and planctomycete cytochrome C domain-containing protein, with protein MKHLLPKCLLRQIILIGVQALICGTGTATADESGIGQEESGIRQVDFASEVLPILQRRCLECHGPDAREGGFRLTSRDDLLLRNDSGEPSIVSGKSRASELVRRIRSGDEDRMPPEGDRLTDEQIRMIEQWIDAGAEWNVESSPSPVHWAYVAPQKADIPSDVHPVDHFVRKTLAVHAAGLQPSPAELPARLLRRVYLDLTGLPPSPEAVAAFEADPSSRHFERIVDALLCSPRYGEKWARQWLDLARYADSNGYQADQFRSVWAYRDWVIDAMNKDMPFDQFTIEQLAGDLIPNATIEQKIATGFHRQTTCNVEAGVDPEENRTNQVADRVTTTGTVWLGTTLECARCHNHKYDPFTQQDFYQLFAFFNNTPMEVEAPKDGGVQFEVAGPMLELPLSEQAQQRQKQLQQQIQQLKALAQKRMDQLARLDADWESQMLARASQQATWHPLPISSFETESRSSYELLDDGSLLLTGKAADKDVYSVTLETSVSGITAIRMETLTHKSLPGNGPGRTDEKRPNFVLYEVEAAISPAGGDGKSTPVRFRSAQADYAQPKWDPAGLIDGKPNTGWAIGTQFGKSHHVTLLTETPIGFEAGSRLEVRLPQHFGSGRLIGRLRFSALTGNPDITMIPSDILAALNTEPTARAGAQDQSIAEYRCQNDKELAELTEQVKSKEEALAGIKPEATAIMTEMTSQRESFIFKRGDFLSPGTKVKPWTPTILHSFVPNQPEKSTADRLDFARWLVSHENPLTARVTVNRWWAQFFGQGIVDTLEDFGTQGSRPTHPELLDWLAVEFMESGWSMKHIHRLIVTSSTYQQSSRISPLQLEADPNNKWLARGPRFRLPAEVIRDNALALSGLLSDKMGGPPVYPPQPENIWRHVGRNAPKYTANQDENRFRRGIYVVWRRSAPYPSFVNFDAPDRASCVVKRSRSNTPLQALTLMNDPAYVEMAIALATRIVSETPNGDLRSRLQYAVRLCVARAPQEEEIQTLQQLWEQESARFRSNTKQAESLIPAGQRLGPSELSEQAAWVSVANVLLNLDEVITKN; from the coding sequence ATGAAGCATCTCCTTCCCAAATGCCTGCTTCGGCAAATCATCCTGATCGGCGTCCAGGCCCTGATTTGTGGAACAGGGACAGCGACAGCCGATGAATCTGGAATCGGGCAGGAAGAATCCGGAATCCGACAAGTCGATTTCGCTTCGGAAGTCCTTCCCATTCTGCAACGCCGCTGCCTGGAGTGTCATGGGCCGGACGCCCGCGAAGGCGGTTTTCGATTAACATCACGCGACGATTTACTGTTGCGAAACGATTCGGGTGAACCATCCATTGTGTCGGGAAAAAGTCGCGCCAGCGAATTGGTACGACGCATCAGGTCTGGTGATGAAGATCGTATGCCCCCCGAAGGTGACCGTCTGACTGACGAACAGATCCGGATGATCGAGCAGTGGATCGATGCCGGCGCCGAGTGGAACGTTGAGAGTTCACCGTCACCGGTCCATTGGGCATACGTGGCTCCACAAAAGGCAGACATTCCCTCCGATGTGCATCCGGTGGATCATTTTGTCAGGAAGACGCTGGCCGTTCATGCTGCCGGACTTCAGCCGTCTCCGGCGGAACTGCCGGCTCGACTGCTGCGCCGGGTTTATCTGGATTTGACTGGACTTCCACCGTCTCCGGAAGCCGTGGCTGCATTCGAAGCCGATCCTTCTTCAAGACATTTTGAACGCATTGTCGACGCACTTCTTTGCTCGCCACGCTACGGAGAAAAATGGGCCAGACAATGGCTCGACCTGGCTCGCTATGCAGATTCCAACGGATATCAGGCAGACCAGTTTCGATCTGTGTGGGCCTATCGCGACTGGGTGATTGATGCGATGAACAAAGACATGCCGTTCGATCAGTTTACGATCGAACAGCTGGCTGGCGATCTGATCCCCAATGCCACGATCGAACAAAAGATCGCCACCGGTTTTCATCGCCAGACAACGTGTAACGTCGAAGCCGGTGTCGATCCGGAAGAAAACCGAACCAATCAGGTCGCTGATCGTGTCACGACGACCGGAACTGTTTGGCTTGGCACCACCCTCGAATGCGCGCGATGCCACAATCACAAGTACGACCCGTTCACGCAACAGGACTTTTACCAGCTGTTTGCATTCTTCAACAACACTCCGATGGAAGTGGAAGCCCCCAAAGACGGCGGAGTACAGTTTGAAGTTGCAGGTCCGATGCTCGAGCTTCCGCTGAGTGAACAAGCACAGCAACGCCAGAAGCAATTACAACAGCAGATTCAGCAGCTAAAAGCACTGGCCCAAAAGCGAATGGATCAGCTTGCCAGACTGGATGCAGACTGGGAATCACAGATGCTCGCCAGGGCAAGTCAGCAGGCAACGTGGCATCCTTTGCCCATTTCGTCTTTCGAAACCGAAAGTCGTTCCTCGTATGAACTCCTCGACGACGGATCTCTGCTGCTGACCGGCAAGGCGGCAGACAAAGATGTTTACTCCGTTACGCTCGAAACCAGCGTGAGCGGTATCACAGCGATCCGGATGGAAACCCTGACTCACAAATCATTGCCAGGAAACGGACCGGGACGAACGGACGAAAAACGCCCCAATTTCGTGCTCTATGAGGTTGAAGCCGCAATTTCACCCGCCGGTGGCGACGGCAAATCAACCCCGGTTCGGTTCCGATCCGCGCAGGCTGATTACGCACAGCCAAAATGGGATCCTGCCGGGCTGATCGATGGAAAGCCGAATACTGGCTGGGCAATAGGCACGCAGTTCGGAAAATCACACCATGTGACCTTATTGACCGAGACTCCCATCGGATTTGAAGCGGGTTCGCGACTTGAAGTTCGGTTGCCCCAACACTTCGGAAGCGGTCGGCTCATCGGGCGGCTTCGATTTTCTGCCCTGACTGGTAACCCCGACATCACGATGATTCCCTCGGACATACTTGCCGCACTGAACACAGAGCCAACAGCTCGAGCCGGAGCTCAGGACCAATCCATTGCTGAATATCGTTGCCAGAATGACAAAGAGCTGGCCGAATTGACAGAACAGGTGAAATCGAAAGAAGAAGCACTGGCAGGGATTAAGCCGGAAGCGACAGCCATCATGACTGAGATGACCAGTCAGCGTGAATCGTTCATCTTCAAACGGGGCGATTTTCTGTCCCCCGGTACCAAAGTAAAACCGTGGACCCCAACGATCCTGCACAGTTTTGTCCCGAATCAGCCGGAAAAGTCGACCGCTGATCGACTCGATTTTGCCAGATGGCTGGTGTCTCACGAAAATCCACTGACAGCCCGGGTGACGGTGAATCGATGGTGGGCCCAGTTTTTTGGTCAGGGCATCGTAGATACACTGGAAGACTTCGGAACGCAGGGCAGCCGACCCACCCATCCCGAGTTACTCGACTGGCTGGCGGTTGAATTCATGGAGAGTGGATGGTCCATGAAGCACATCCATCGACTGATCGTGACGTCATCCACCTACCAGCAGTCCTCCCGCATTTCGCCCTTGCAGCTTGAAGCGGACCCGAATAACAAATGGTTGGCTCGGGGGCCACGGTTTCGCCTTCCGGCTGAAGTGATTCGAGACAACGCGCTGGCGTTAAGTGGTCTGCTGTCGGATAAAATGGGCGGCCCTCCCGTATATCCTCCGCAGCCGGAAAACATCTGGCGGCATGTTGGGCGCAATGCCCCCAAATACACGGCCAATCAGGACGAGAACAGATTCCGAAGGGGCATCTATGTTGTTTGGCGTCGCAGCGCGCCGTATCCGAGCTTTGTGAACTTTGACGCCCCGGACAGAGCGTCCTGCGTCGTCAAACGATCTCGCAGTAACACGCCCCTGCAGGCACTGACTCTGATGAACGACCCGGCCTACGTGGAAATGGCGATTGCTCTGGCAACCCGAATCGTTTCAGAAACACCGAACGGGGATTTGCGTTCGCGACTGCAGTACGCGGTGCGATTGTGTGTTGCAAGAGCACCGCAGGAAGAAGAAATTCAGACGTTGCAGCAGCTATGGGAACAGGAATCGGCACGATTCAGGAGCAACACAAAACAAGCGGAAAGCCTGATTCCAGCCGGCCAACGTCTCGGTCCATCAGAACTTTCAGAGCAGGCTGCATGGGTTAGCGTTGCCAACGTGCTGCTGAATCTGGATGAAGTCATTACAAAGAACTAG
- a CDS encoding cation:proton antiporter → MNEPDVLTSLAGMFVLGIGSQWIASRIRLPSILLLLTAGVIAGPVLQWINPDKLLGNLVLPIVSLSIAVILFEGSMSLRLSDLKAIGRPLAMLLTVGVLVTWALSTIAGFWILNFPFSVSLLLGSILTVTGPTVIGPMLRDIRPTGSTGPIARWEGIVIDPIGAVLAVLVYGAQEALLRGDVQNAATSAIQGFLGTMFAGSVVGLLLSVALLQLLARHWVPDHLQSPFTLAVVIGGFTASNLLSHESGLVAVTVMGLLLANQKRVPVRHIFEFKESLSVLLISSLFILLTARLNPVSLLKLGWRGIGFVTFLILVVRPACVWISTIGCGLKKSERIFLSWLAPRGIVAAAVASVFALEMQRTSLPAEEFAAATFMVIIGTVIVYGLTAGILARKLGLSSANPQGILIASGHPGARAIAVALVKEKIPVVLVDKNAQNLSVARMEGLNVFHADILSEAMHHEIDLGGIGRFLALTPNVEVNSIAARRFSELFGRAETYRLSSPTQGHDRRKIASDALFGRVAFSENATYEYLDRRFESGAVIKRTRLTDEFDFDDFRAMYGPDALVLFVLDETGRLSITTTDREITYRAGQTLFALTDLPPEQLPAAEDSGAQR, encoded by the coding sequence GTGAACGAGCCCGACGTGCTGACATCACTTGCCGGGATGTTTGTGCTTGGCATTGGCAGCCAGTGGATTGCGTCACGCATTCGCCTGCCGTCAATCCTTCTTCTTTTGACAGCGGGTGTGATCGCCGGGCCGGTGCTGCAATGGATCAACCCCGATAAGCTGCTTGGCAATCTGGTTCTTCCCATTGTTTCCCTGTCCATTGCCGTCATTCTGTTCGAAGGCAGTATGAGCCTGCGGTTAAGCGACTTAAAGGCGATCGGTCGACCGCTCGCAATGCTGCTGACGGTGGGAGTTCTGGTGACGTGGGCGCTGAGTACGATTGCTGGTTTCTGGATACTGAATTTCCCGTTTTCTGTTTCGCTGCTGCTGGGATCAATTCTGACGGTCACCGGACCGACAGTGATCGGGCCCATGCTGCGGGACATTCGGCCGACAGGATCTACGGGGCCGATCGCGAGATGGGAGGGAATCGTAATTGATCCGATTGGTGCTGTCCTGGCCGTCCTCGTCTATGGAGCGCAGGAGGCATTGCTGCGGGGCGACGTGCAGAATGCGGCGACGTCGGCGATTCAGGGTTTTCTTGGAACCATGTTCGCGGGCAGTGTCGTTGGCCTGCTGCTCTCGGTGGCACTGTTGCAACTTCTCGCCCGACACTGGGTCCCTGATCATCTTCAAAGTCCCTTCACTCTGGCGGTGGTTATCGGGGGATTTACAGCGTCGAACCTGCTGTCACACGAATCGGGACTGGTGGCAGTCACGGTGATGGGCCTGTTACTGGCCAATCAGAAACGCGTGCCCGTGCGTCATATTTTTGAATTCAAAGAGAGCCTGAGTGTTCTGCTGATCTCAAGTCTTTTCATCCTGCTGACCGCGCGGCTGAACCCGGTCAGTCTGTTGAAACTGGGTTGGCGCGGTATTGGATTCGTCACGTTTCTGATTCTGGTGGTTCGCCCGGCCTGTGTCTGGATTTCAACGATTGGCTGTGGGCTGAAGAAGTCCGAACGTATTTTTCTATCGTGGCTTGCACCGCGCGGAATTGTTGCTGCCGCCGTCGCATCGGTATTCGCACTGGAAATGCAGAGAACCAGTCTGCCAGCGGAGGAATTCGCTGCAGCGACGTTCATGGTCATCATCGGTACGGTGATCGTCTATGGTTTAACAGCAGGAATACTGGCCAGAAAGCTTGGTCTGAGTTCGGCGAATCCACAAGGCATCCTGATCGCCAGCGGACATCCCGGCGCAAGGGCCATTGCGGTCGCATTGGTGAAGGAAAAGATTCCTGTCGTCCTGGTCGACAAGAATGCCCAAAATCTTTCCGTAGCCAGGATGGAAGGTCTGAATGTCTTTCACGCAGATATTCTGTCCGAAGCAATGCACCATGAAATTGATCTGGGAGGGATTGGGCGATTCCTGGCCCTGACGCCGAATGTGGAGGTCAACAGCATCGCCGCTCGCCGCTTCAGTGAGCTGTTCGGGCGTGCAGAAACGTATCGGCTTAGTTCGCCCACCCAGGGGCACGATCGCAGGAAAATCGCATCCGATGCGTTATTTGGCCGAGTCGCTTTTTCAGAAAATGCGACATACGAATATCTGGATCGACGATTCGAGTCCGGTGCGGTGATCAAGCGGACCCGCCTGACAGACGAATTTGATTTCGACGACTTTCGAGCCATGTATGGCCCGGACGCTTTAGTGCTGTTCGTCCTCGATGAAACGGGACGACTGTCGATCACCACAACGGACCGCGAGATCACTTATCGTGCTGGCCAGACTCTGTTCGCACTGACGGACCTGCCTCCGGAGCAATTACCTGCCGCTGAAGACTCGGGCGCACAGAGGTAA
- a CDS encoding SDR family oxidoreductase produces the protein MHFDFTGKNALVTGSSKGIGRAVAIELARGGANVTINCSSSRAQADDVADEIRAMGRNALVVACDVSDQKAVEDMVARTVKEFGSLDIFVSNAVYSDRQLMVEADMDGFRRTVDVSMWGAFYGVRASSQQMLRQGKGGAITVISSPHAIIPFPTAMAYNMSKAAIDHMARTAAIELVKHGIRVNVFHPGWIDTPGERKFFTEEQLAEGAASLPMQRMGSPEEMAFGVCFTLSKEGEYMTGSTLTMDGGVGLPWWSKRTEGKQ, from the coding sequence ATGCACTTCGACTTTACAGGCAAGAATGCGCTGGTAACCGGTTCGTCCAAAGGGATTGGTCGCGCAGTGGCCATCGAACTTGCCAGGGGTGGCGCCAATGTCACCATCAATTGCAGTTCGAGCCGGGCGCAGGCCGACGATGTTGCAGACGAGATCCGAGCCATGGGGCGAAACGCGCTGGTCGTGGCATGTGATGTGTCAGACCAGAAAGCCGTTGAAGATATGGTCGCCCGGACCGTGAAGGAATTTGGCAGCCTGGACATCTTCGTCAGTAATGCCGTTTACAGTGACCGCCAGCTGATGGTGGAAGCCGATATGGATGGCTTTCGTCGAACCGTTGACGTCAGCATGTGGGGAGCGTTTTATGGGGTTCGCGCTTCATCCCAGCAAATGCTGAGGCAGGGCAAAGGAGGAGCAATCACCGTCATCAGCTCTCCCCATGCCATTATCCCGTTCCCGACTGCGATGGCCTATAACATGTCCAAGGCCGCAATCGATCATATGGCCCGCACCGCTGCCATCGAACTGGTGAAGCACGGGATTCGCGTCAATGTCTTTCATCCTGGCTGGATCGACACTCCCGGTGAACGCAAATTCTTTACCGAAGAACAACTGGCTGAAGGGGCGGCCAGCCTACCCATGCAACGCATGGGTTCACCGGAAGAAATGGCCTTCGGCGTTTGCTTTACTTTAAGCAAAGAGGGCGAATACATGACCGGCTCAACATTGACGATGGATGGCGGTGTCGGCCTGCCCTGGTGGTCGAAACGGACGGAAGGCAAGCAATAA